In the genome of Halapricum salinum, one region contains:
- the thpR gene encoding RNA 2',3'-cyclic phosphodiesterase, with protein MSKRLFVSVDLDGLADDVRAIQDHFEGASGLNFVDPEQAHVTLKFLGDTDEDLVPDVCEELEAAVEESGVDPFEATFGGLGVFPSRSYISVVWLGIREGGEQLSALHEAIESRTVDLGFDPEEHDFTPHVTLARMNHAGGKERVQDVVENHDPDAGPLQVEEIRLTESVRTEEGPRYSTLERVRL; from the coding sequence ATGAGCAAGCGGCTGTTCGTCAGCGTCGATCTGGACGGTCTCGCCGACGACGTCCGGGCAATCCAGGATCACTTCGAGGGTGCGAGCGGGCTGAATTTCGTCGATCCCGAGCAAGCCCACGTCACCCTCAAGTTTCTCGGAGATACCGACGAGGACCTCGTTCCCGACGTCTGTGAGGAACTCGAAGCCGCCGTCGAGGAGAGTGGTGTCGATCCCTTCGAGGCGACCTTCGGCGGGCTGGGGGTCTTTCCCTCCCGTTCGTACATCAGCGTCGTCTGGCTCGGCATCCGCGAGGGCGGCGAGCAACTGAGCGCACTCCACGAGGCCATCGAATCCCGAACGGTCGACCTGGGCTTCGATCCCGAAGAACACGACTTCACCCCACACGTCACGCTCGCGCGGATGAATCACGCCGGCGGGAAAGAACGCGTCCAGGACGTCGTCGAGAATCACGACCCCGACGCCGGACCGCTGCAGGTCGAGGAGATTAGACTGACCGAGAGCGTCCGCACCGAGGAGGGGCCGCGCTACTCGACGCTCGAACGTGTCCGTCTCTGA
- a CDS encoding DUF424 domain-containing protein: protein MLLSERETQEGLLVAVCDADVLGETFENGDVSLTVTEEFYDGDPADPDAVAQSLARCSTANLVGEDAVELAIEEGFVDPDNVMELAGTRHAQLLWM, encoded by the coding sequence TTGTTGCTCTCCGAACGGGAGACACAGGAAGGGCTGCTCGTGGCGGTCTGTGACGCCGACGTCCTCGGAGAGACCTTCGAGAACGGCGACGTCTCGCTGACGGTGACCGAGGAGTTCTACGACGGCGACCCTGCTGATCCGGACGCCGTCGCCCAGAGTCTCGCGCGCTGTTCGACCGCGAACCTCGTCGGTGAGGACGCCGTTGAGCTGGCGATCGAAGAGGGGTTCGTCGACCCCGACAACGTCATGGAGTTAGCGGGGACGCGACACGCACAGCTGTTGTGGATGTAG
- a CDS encoding carbohydrate-binding protein, whose translation MGENDHVRLEEGGGFASMLATEAVHYLPGTIAAEAFDEHGLGGRDTRRPYDDGALTLGHHGDEGIHVAWLKSGEWLAYETEVDGAGVYELTARVAAAPAYGGGSFRVDCDGVDVGTVAFEPTDHWYDFRAVRIRVRLAAGERTLKIVAEEGGWSLDRITIERPA comes from the coding sequence ATGGGGGAGAACGACCACGTGCGTCTCGAGGAAGGCGGCGGATTCGCCAGCATGCTGGCGACCGAGGCGGTCCACTACCTGCCGGGGACAATCGCGGCCGAAGCGTTCGACGAGCACGGTCTGGGTGGGCGCGATACCCGGCGGCCGTACGACGACGGGGCGCTCACACTGGGTCACCACGGCGACGAGGGGATCCACGTCGCCTGGCTCAAGAGCGGCGAGTGGCTCGCCTACGAGACCGAGGTCGACGGTGCGGGCGTGTACGAACTCACTGCCCGCGTCGCGGCCGCCCCGGCGTACGGCGGCGGCTCGTTTCGAGTCGACTGCGACGGCGTCGACGTCGGCACGGTGGCGTTCGAGCCGACCGACCACTGGTACGACTTCCGGGCAGTGCGAATCCGGGTGAGGCTGGCCGCCGGCGAGCGCACGCTCAAAATCGTCGCCGAAGAAGGCGGCTGGAGTCTCGATCGAATCACGATCGAACGGCCGGCGTGA
- a CDS encoding translation initiation factor IF-6: MLRAAFSGSSYVGVFARTTDDCLLIRPDLDDDLLETLTDALEVPAVETTVGGSGTVGSLATGNENGLLVSSRVRDTERERIAEVVDLPVVELPGKINAAGNVVLANDSGAYVHRDLPREAVQAVKDALDVPVERGDIAGVETVGTAAVATNSGVLAHPKATDAELDALEELLDVPADIGTINYGGPLVGSGLVANENGYVAGQETTGPELGRIEDALGYI; the protein is encoded by the coding sequence TTGCTCCGCGCTGCCTTCTCCGGATCGTCGTACGTCGGTGTCTTCGCTCGCACCACCGACGACTGCCTGTTGATCCGGCCGGATCTGGACGACGACCTGCTGGAGACGCTGACCGACGCCCTCGAAGTGCCGGCTGTCGAGACAACCGTCGGCGGCTCCGGCACGGTCGGCTCGCTAGCCACTGGCAACGAGAACGGCCTGCTGGTGAGCAGCCGCGTCAGGGACACCGAGCGCGAGCGGATCGCCGAGGTCGTCGATCTGCCCGTCGTCGAGTTGCCGGGCAAGATCAACGCCGCCGGCAACGTCGTGCTGGCGAACGATTCTGGCGCGTACGTTCACCGCGACCTGCCCCGCGAGGCCGTCCAGGCAGTGAAAGACGCACTCGACGTGCCGGTCGAGCGCGGCGACATCGCGGGCGTCGAAACCGTGGGTACGGCCGCAGTCGCGACCAACAGCGGCGTCCTCGCCCATCCGAAAGCGACCGACGCCGAACTCGACGCGCTCGAAGAGCTGCTCGACGTGCCCGCCGACATCGGAACGATCAATTACGGCGGACCGCTGGTCGGCTCGGGACTCGTGGCCAACGAAAACGGCTACGTCGCCGGTCAGGAGACGACCGGGCCCGAATTAGGGCGGATCGAGGACGCGCTCGGGTATATTTGA
- a CDS encoding 50S ribosomal protein L39e, with protein sequence MGKKSKGKKKRLAKLERQNSRVPAWVVMKTDRDVQRNAKRRHWRRSDTDE encoded by the coding sequence ATGGGTAAGAAATCGAAGGGCAAGAAAAAGCGCCTGGCAAAGCTAGAGCGCCAGAACAGCCGCGTCCCGGCCTGGGTCGTCATGAAGACCGACCGCGACGTCCAGCGCAACGCAAAGCGTCGCCACTGGCGGCGGAGTGACACCGACGAATAA
- a CDS encoding 50S ribosomal protein L31e — translation MSSSDFEERVVTVPLRDAKAAPKQERADKAMKIMREHLAKQFAVSEDAVRLDPSLNEAVWSRSRSKPPSKLRVRAARFEEEGEAIVEAEPAE, via the coding sequence ATGAGTTCCAGTGATTTCGAGGAGCGAGTCGTCACCGTCCCGCTCCGCGACGCCAAAGCAGCGCCCAAACAGGAGCGAGCCGACAAGGCGATGAAGATCATGCGCGAGCACCTCGCAAAGCAGTTCGCCGTCTCCGAGGACGCCGTCCGACTCGACCCCTCGCTGAACGAGGCGGTCTGGTCGCGCAGTCGGTCGAAGCCGCCGAGCAAGCTTCGCGTTCGCGCCGCTCGCTTCGAGGAAGAGGGCGAAGCGATCGTCGAAGCAGAACCGGCCGAGTAG
- a CDS encoding ZIP family metal transporter translates to MDLWFNLTLVFVAGLITALATGLGAIPFFLVDDIGDRWNVILWGFASGIMLSASLFGLILEGLQNGGSSPYLKLGAGLLTGVALVVVSHRVIEGREVNPREYEEADFKKLVLILGILTVHSFPEGVAVGVSFAELGFEGVEGFVIAGQLVPLLAVFMTVAISIHNIPEGVAISIPLRSMGVSEWRMVGWAVFSSLPQPIGAVLAFYFVRIAREFLPFGFGFAAGAMIYLVLTEFVPEALDQGSGLPGGGRRELLAGIGGGVVLMVPLAFV, encoded by the coding sequence ATGGATCTGTGGTTCAACCTGACGCTGGTGTTCGTCGCGGGGCTCATCACGGCGCTGGCGACGGGGTTAGGAGCGATCCCGTTCTTTCTGGTCGACGACATCGGCGACCGCTGGAACGTGATCCTGTGGGGCTTTGCCTCCGGGATCATGCTGTCGGCGTCGCTATTCGGGCTGATCCTGGAGGGACTGCAGAACGGTGGGAGCAGCCCGTACCTGAAACTCGGCGCTGGTCTGTTGACTGGGGTCGCACTCGTGGTGGTGAGTCACCGCGTTATCGAAGGGAGAGAAGTCAATCCCCGCGAGTACGAGGAGGCAGATTTCAAGAAGCTCGTGCTGATCCTCGGTATCTTGACCGTCCACAGTTTTCCGGAAGGTGTGGCAGTCGGGGTCTCCTTCGCCGAGTTAGGGTTCGAGGGCGTCGAGGGGTTCGTGATCGCAGGGCAACTCGTCCCGCTACTGGCGGTGTTCATGACAGTCGCGATCTCGATCCACAACATCCCCGAAGGCGTGGCGATTTCGATCCCGTTGCGGTCGATGGGCGTCAGCGAGTGGCGGATGGTCGGCTGGGCGGTCTTCTCTAGTCTCCCCCAGCCGATCGGGGCCGTCCTCGCCTTCTACTTCGTCCGAATCGCCCGGGAGTTTCTCCCCTTCGGCTTCGGGTTCGCTGCCGGTGCGATGATCTATCTCGTCCTAACGGAGTTCGTCCCGGAAGCGCTCGATCAGGGGTCGGGCCTGCCTGGGGGTGGCCGTCGAGAGTTGCTCGCCGGAATCGGGGGCGGCGTGGTGTTGATGGTGCCGCTGGCGTTCGTCTAG
- a CDS encoding tetratricopeptide repeat protein translates to MTDDERDDHRFSEGQGFGDPYEGFDLDPPELEVDQDKVDPVDSRVLADMLDERTVSNDQVDAEELLDVGLNYMGINRFEQATDTFERAARFTDEDLVEQEAWVNKGVAHAEMDEHEEAIGAYQEALRIDDDSEHAAAAETNLAYALWESGRAEQALEHAERAVELDERSGQAWYNRGFFLLERGLAEQAVEALDNATRLGFRNAEVLQEKARALEEAGEHDRAEEVAEQAEEIQEKQQERLME, encoded by the coding sequence ATGACTGACGACGAGCGCGACGACCACCGTTTCTCGGAGGGACAGGGATTCGGCGATCCCTACGAGGGATTCGATCTCGACCCGCCCGAACTGGAAGTCGATCAGGACAAGGTCGACCCCGTCGACAGCCGCGTCCTCGCGGACATGCTCGACGAGCGCACCGTGTCGAACGACCAGGTCGACGCCGAGGAACTGCTGGACGTCGGCCTCAACTACATGGGAATCAACCGCTTCGAGCAGGCGACCGACACCTTCGAGCGGGCCGCCCGCTTCACTGACGAGGACCTCGTCGAGCAGGAGGCCTGGGTCAACAAGGGCGTCGCCCACGCCGAGATGGACGAACACGAGGAGGCCATCGGAGCCTACCAGGAAGCGCTGCGGATCGACGACGACTCCGAACACGCTGCCGCCGCAGAGACCAACCTGGCCTACGCCCTCTGGGAGTCCGGCCGGGCCGAGCAGGCCCTGGAACACGCCGAGCGCGCCGTCGAACTGGACGAACGCTCCGGCCAGGCCTGGTACAACCGCGGGTTCTTCCTGCTGGAACGCGGGCTGGCCGAACAGGCCGTCGAAGCCCTCGACAACGCCACGCGACTCGGATTCCGCAACGCCGAGGTGCTTCAGGAGAAAGCCCGGGCCCTCGAAGAAGCCGGCGAGCACGACCGCGCCGAGGAGGTCGCCGAGCAGGCAGAAGAAATCCAGGAGAAACAGCAAGAGCGGCTGATGGAGTAA